The following proteins are co-located in the Haloplanus sp. HW8-1 genome:
- a CDS encoding histidine kinase N-terminal 7TM domain-containing protein, producing the protein MAWDPTLYTLLGIAAAGLLCLVAVAGWKHRSEPGAKAFLALITALAGWALVYGVQLGFATLDAQLAWQRVALAIGGPVPTLWFLFAVQYTNRCDWLTRLVRAIIVLDPIVFGLLTLTNPSHGLVWHEATLVSYGSTQALGLAFGPGYYLHIAYAYIAMSVGFGFLVLATIRSTLYRTQAGLLVLGAIPPLVANATFSLGLNWSPLPAVDFTPFAFIVTGPCFGLALFRFDLLERVPVARKRLIADADDGFVVLDESERIVTFNPTAALILDDPTEGEPIRECLPATADGSTPENVDGTTLTAIVDQQRRVYDVTRSTLSDHHGRVVGYVLRYRNVTDRHRYDRRLKVANRVLRHDLRNRMNLITGWADRLGRSDDEEAAVAAERIAETAECLIELSEQVRLLVETAKDTGDTAERVVLKAHIEPLLEGLREAHPDAVVESDIPSTTAVIVPSAKLLTIAVQNLLENAIEHNDTDRPWVRLTVESASGDDEYTRIHVADNGPGIPETERDVLHEGLETPLEHGSGLGLWLVHWTATAAGGDVSFTDEAAGSVVTLALQPGNGD; encoded by the coding sequence GTGGCGTGGGACCCGACCCTCTACACCCTCCTCGGTATCGCCGCGGCCGGCCTGTTGTGTCTCGTCGCCGTCGCGGGGTGGAAACACCGATCTGAGCCCGGTGCGAAGGCGTTTCTCGCACTCATCACGGCGCTTGCCGGCTGGGCGCTGGTCTACGGCGTTCAACTCGGGTTCGCCACACTCGACGCTCAACTCGCCTGGCAACGCGTCGCACTCGCCATCGGGGGGCCGGTACCAACCCTCTGGTTTCTCTTTGCGGTCCAGTACACGAACCGCTGCGACTGGCTCACCCGTCTCGTGCGGGCGATCATAGTCCTCGATCCGATCGTCTTCGGCCTGTTGACGCTCACGAACCCGTCCCACGGACTCGTCTGGCACGAGGCGACGCTCGTCTCGTACGGGTCCACGCAGGCCCTCGGTCTCGCCTTCGGTCCGGGGTATTATCTCCACATCGCGTACGCGTACATCGCGATGTCGGTTGGATTCGGGTTCCTCGTCCTGGCGACGATCCGGTCGACGCTGTACCGGACGCAGGCGGGACTACTGGTACTCGGGGCGATCCCGCCGCTCGTGGCGAACGCGACGTTCTCGCTCGGGCTGAACTGGTCCCCACTCCCGGCCGTCGACTTCACGCCGTTCGCGTTCATCGTCACCGGCCCGTGTTTCGGCCTGGCGCTGTTCCGGTTCGACCTCCTCGAACGCGTCCCGGTCGCGAGAAAGCGCCTCATCGCCGACGCCGACGACGGCTTCGTCGTCCTCGACGAGTCCGAACGGATCGTCACGTTCAATCCGACCGCGGCACTGATCCTCGACGATCCGACCGAGGGGGAACCGATTCGGGAGTGTCTCCCGGCGACGGCGGATGGCTCGACGCCGGAGAACGTCGACGGGACGACCCTGACGGCGATCGTCGATCAGCAACGGCGCGTCTACGACGTGACCCGGTCGACGCTGTCGGATCACCACGGCCGGGTGGTGGGATACGTCCTCCGCTACCGGAACGTGACCGATCGTCACCGGTACGACCGCCGTCTGAAGGTCGCAAACCGGGTGTTGCGTCACGACCTCCGAAACCGAATGAACCTCATCACAGGGTGGGCCGACCGTCTCGGGCGGAGCGACGACGAGGAGGCGGCGGTCGCCGCCGAACGGATCGCGGAGACGGCAGAGTGCCTGATCGAGTTGAGCGAGCAGGTCCGGTTACTGGTCGAGACGGCCAAGGATACCGGCGACACCGCCGAACGCGTCGTCCTGAAAGCCCACATCGAACCGCTGCTGGAAGGGTTGCGGGAGGCGCATCCCGACGCAGTCGTCGAGTCCGATATCCCGTCGACGACGGCGGTGATCGTCCCGAGCGCGAAACTCCTCACTATCGCGGTCCAGAATCTCCTCGAGAACGCGATCGAACACAACGACACCGACCGGCCCTGGGTGCGGTTGACCGTCGAGAGCGCGAGCGGCGACGACGAGTATACGCGAATCCACGTGGCCGACAACGGGCCCGGCATCCCCGAGACCGAACGCGACGTGTTGCACGAGGGACTCGAAACCCCCCTAGAACACGGGAGTGGTCTCGGCCTCTGGCTGGTCCACTGGACCGCCACGGCCGCCGGCGGAGACGTCTCCTTCACGGACGAGGCCGCCGGAAGCGTCGTCACGCTCGCCCTCCAACCTGGGAACGGGGACTGA
- a CDS encoding CDC48 family AAA ATPase — MNEVQLEVAKAYPNDSGRGIARLDPDTLLHLKLSPGDIIEIEGADTTAAKVWRADRQDWNTDTVRIDGFTRQNADVGIGERVTIRKAEATKAETLVLAPPEEASVQFGSDAAGMVKRQILKRPVVERDIVPVMSSTNHPFMRSPGQAIPLIAVETEPDGVCLVTEETDVELREEPISGFEKTGGGITYEDIGGLQNEIQRVREMVELPMKHPQIFKKLGIEPPQGVLLHGPPGTGKTLLAKAVANETSASFFSIAGPEIISKYYGESEQQLREIFEDAKDESPSIIFIDELDSIAPKREDVTGEVERRVVAQLLTMMDGLETRGQVIVIAATNRVDSVDPALRRPGRFDREIEIGVPDEAGRKEILQIHTRGMPLSDDVSLDHLADETHGFVGADIESLTKEAAMKALRRYLPEIDLDEEDIPPSLIDRMIVKRDDFGGALGEVEPSAMREVLVELPKITWDDVGGLEEPKQNVKEAVEWPLSSPQKFDRMGIEPPKGVLLYGPPGTGKTLMAKAVANETNANFISVRGPQLLSKWVGESEKAIRQTFRKARQVAPTVIFFDELDSLAPSRGNEVGNNVSERVVNQLLTELDGLEEMGDVMVIGATNRPDMIDPALLRSGRFDRLVFIGEPEQEGREQILRIHTQQSPLAPDVSLREIAEITDGYVGSDLESIAREAAMVALREDDDAEEVEMRHFRQAMENVRPTITDEIMDYYERIEEQFKGGGGESFAERGSGGRIGFQ, encoded by the coding sequence ATGAACGAAGTGCAACTCGAAGTGGCGAAAGCGTACCCGAACGACTCGGGACGCGGCATCGCCAGACTGGACCCCGATACGTTGCTTCACCTGAAGCTATCGCCAGGTGATATCATCGAAATCGAGGGGGCCGACACGACGGCTGCGAAGGTGTGGCGTGCCGATCGGCAGGACTGGAACACCGACACCGTTCGGATCGACGGCTTCACCCGGCAGAACGCGGACGTGGGCATCGGCGAACGCGTCACCATCCGCAAGGCCGAGGCGACGAAAGCGGAGACGCTCGTCCTCGCGCCGCCGGAGGAGGCGAGCGTCCAGTTCGGCTCCGACGCCGCCGGCATGGTGAAACGGCAGATCCTCAAGCGCCCGGTGGTCGAACGCGACATCGTGCCCGTCATGTCGAGTACGAACCACCCGTTCATGCGCTCTCCGGGACAGGCCATCCCGCTGATCGCCGTCGAGACCGAACCCGACGGCGTCTGTCTGGTCACCGAGGAGACCGACGTCGAACTGCGGGAAGAGCCCATCTCGGGGTTCGAGAAGACCGGAGGCGGCATCACCTACGAGGACATCGGCGGTCTGCAAAACGAGATCCAGCGCGTCCGGGAGATGGTCGAACTCCCGATGAAACACCCGCAGATCTTCAAGAAGTTGGGAATCGAGCCCCCGCAGGGCGTCCTCCTCCATGGCCCGCCCGGGACGGGGAAGACCCTGCTAGCGAAGGCCGTCGCCAACGAAACCTCCGCGAGTTTCTTCTCGATCGCGGGTCCCGAGATCATCTCCAAGTACTACGGCGAGTCCGAACAGCAGTTGCGCGAGATCTTCGAGGACGCCAAAGACGAGTCGCCGTCGATCATCTTCATCGACGAACTCGACTCAATCGCTCCCAAACGCGAGGATGTAACCGGCGAGGTGGAACGCCGGGTCGTCGCCCAACTGCTGACGATGATGGACGGATTGGAGACCCGGGGTCAGGTCATCGTCATCGCGGCCACCAACCGGGTCGACAGCGTCGACCCCGCCCTCCGGCGCCCCGGCAGGTTCGACCGCGAGATCGAGATCGGCGTCCCCGACGAGGCGGGCCGCAAGGAGATCCTCCAGATCCACACCCGCGGCATGCCGCTCTCGGACGATGTGAGCCTCGATCACCTCGCCGACGAGACTCACGGTTTCGTCGGCGCGGACATCGAGAGCCTGACCAAGGAGGCCGCGATGAAGGCGCTCCGGCGGTACCTCCCCGAGATCGATCTCGACGAGGAGGACATCCCGCCGAGCCTGATCGACCGCATGATCGTCAAGCGTGACGACTTCGGGGGCGCGCTGGGCGAGGTCGAACCCTCCGCGATGCGGGAGGTACTGGTCGAACTCCCGAAGATCACGTGGGACGACGTGGGGGGCCTAGAGGAGCCCAAACAGAACGTCAAAGAGGCGGTCGAGTGGCCGCTCTCCTCGCCCCAGAAGTTCGACCGCATGGGTATCGAGCCCCCGAAGGGCGTCCTGCTGTACGGGCCGCCGGGAACGGGGAAGACGCTGATGGCGAAGGCGGTGGCCAACGAGACGAACGCCAACTTCATCTCGGTCAGGGGGCCACAGCTCCTCTCGAAGTGGGTCGGCGAATCCGAGAAGGCGATCCGACAGACCTTCCGGAAGGCACGGCAGGTGGCCCCGACGGTCATCTTCTTCGACGAACTCGACTCGCTTGCCCCCTCGCGAGGTAACGAGGTCGGCAACAACGTCTCCGAGCGAGTGGTCAACCAGCTGCTGACCGAACTCGACGGACTGGAAGAGATGGGTGACGTCATGGTCATCGGGGCGACCAACCGTCCGGACATGATCGATCCCGCACTCCTCCGCTCGGGGCGGTTCGACCGCCTCGTGTTCATCGGCGAACCGGAACAGGAGGGCCGCGAGCAGATCCTGCGGATCCACACACAGCAATCGCCGCTCGCCCCCGACGTGAGTCTGCGCGAGATCGCGGAGATCACGGACGGCTACGTCGGCTCCGACCTGGAGAGCATCGCCCGCGAGGCGGCGATGGTCGCGCTCCGCGAGGACGACGACGCCGAGGAAGTGGAGATGCGTCACTTCCGGCAGGCGATGGAGAACGTCCGCCCCACGATCACCGACGAGATTATGGACTACTACGAACGTATCGAAGAACAGTTCAAGGGTGGCGGCGGCGAGAGCTTCGCCGAACGCGGAAGCGGTGGTCGCATCGGCTTCCAGTAG
- the larC gene encoding nickel pincer cofactor biosynthesis protein LarC, producing MHTLAFDGRTGASGDMLLAALVAAGADPSVLDPVEAALDVRYVVGSTTRAGIEATTVDVLVDGDGSGATDRGGTTDDHDHDHDHDHDHDHDHHHDHDHHHDHDHHHDHDHAEGSGPHRTYPAVVALVEDMDLPAAVERDTLAVFRRLGEAEATVHGTDLDDTAFHEVGADDAIADVVGTCLLVADLGVERIVTTPVAVGGGTVSMSHGTYPVPAPAVTESLTDADWSVRGGPVDRELLTPTGAAILAELADGVDHLPTLDVTATGYGAGDADLSDHPNVLRAVVGDGTGGLRRESISVLETTLDDTTPEVLGSLHESLAEVGALDVSAVPTTMKKSRPGHLIKVIVDPADADAVARRLAEETGTLGVREGSADHRWVADRAFETASITVDGEAYGVAVKVASDADGTVYDVSAEYDDALGVARETGLPVREVLRRAEAAVRD from the coding sequence ATGCACACGCTCGCGTTCGACGGGCGCACGGGAGCGAGCGGCGACATGCTCCTGGCCGCCCTGGTCGCCGCCGGCGCCGATCCGTCCGTTCTCGACCCCGTCGAGGCGGCACTCGACGTTCGCTACGTGGTCGGCTCGACGACGAGAGCCGGGATCGAGGCGACCACCGTCGACGTACTCGTCGACGGGGACGGCAGTGGGGCGACGGATCGTGGGGGGACGACCGACGACCACGACCACGACCACGATCACGATCACGACCACGACCACGACCATCACCACGACCACGACCATCACCACGATCACGACCATCACCACGACCACGACCACGCGGAGGGATCCGGTCCCCACCGAACCTATCCGGCAGTCGTCGCCCTCGTCGAGGACATGGATCTCCCCGCCGCCGTCGAACGCGACACCCTCGCGGTCTTCCGTCGCCTCGGCGAGGCGGAGGCGACGGTCCACGGCACCGATCTCGACGACACGGCGTTCCACGAGGTCGGCGCCGACGACGCCATCGCCGACGTGGTCGGCACCTGTCTCCTCGTCGCGGACCTCGGCGTCGAACGGATCGTAACGACGCCCGTCGCGGTCGGCGGCGGCACGGTGTCGATGAGCCACGGCACCTACCCCGTTCCGGCACCGGCGGTCACCGAGAGCCTGACCGACGCCGACTGGTCGGTCCGGGGCGGTCCCGTCGACCGGGAACTTCTCACGCCCACGGGGGCGGCGATCCTCGCCGAACTCGCCGACGGCGTCGATCACCTGCCCACGCTCGACGTCACGGCCACGGGGTACGGCGCGGGCGACGCCGACCTCTCCGACCATCCGAACGTCCTCCGGGCCGTCGTCGGCGACGGGACGGGCGGCCTTCGCCGGGAGTCCATCTCGGTGCTCGAAACCACCCTCGACGACACCACGCCCGAGGTACTCGGAAGCCTCCACGAGTCGCTGGCCGAGGTCGGGGCACTCGACGTATCGGCCGTCCCGACGACGATGAAGAAGTCGCGACCGGGCCACCTGATCAAGGTGATCGTCGATCCGGCGGACGCCGACGCCGTCGCACGCCGTCTCGCGGAGGAGACGGGAACGCTCGGAGTCCGCGAGGGGAGCGCCGACCACCGCTGGGTCGCGGACCGCGCGTTCGAGACGGCCTCCATCACGGTCGACGGCGAGGCGTACGGCGTGGCGGTGAAAGTCGCGAGCGACGCCGACGGGACGGTCTACGACGTGAGCGCGGAGTACGACGACGCCCTCGGGGTCGCCCGGGAGACGGGCCTCCCCGTCCGCGAGGTGTTGCGGCGGGCCGAGGCGGCGGTCCGGGACTGA
- a CDS encoding RidA family protein: protein MERTRVSSGTEWESAVGYSRAVRAGDEIHVSGTTATDDDGDVVAPNDPGAQTRRALANVEAALAERDASLSDVVRTRLFVTDIDDWEAVGRAHAEAFGDVRPATSMVQVERLIDPRLVVEVEATATAPRDDYRRD, encoded by the coding sequence ATGGAGCGAACACGCGTCTCCTCGGGCACCGAGTGGGAATCGGCGGTCGGCTACTCGCGGGCGGTCCGGGCGGGCGACGAGATTCACGTCTCCGGTACGACGGCGACCGACGACGACGGCGACGTCGTCGCACCGAACGACCCCGGCGCACAGACTCGGCGCGCCCTCGCGAACGTCGAGGCGGCGCTTGCCGAACGCGACGCGTCGCTGTCCGACGTGGTGCGGACCCGCCTGTTCGTGACCGACATCGACGACTGGGAGGCGGTCGGCCGCGCCCACGCCGAGGCGTTCGGCGACGTTCGGCCGGCCACCTCGATGGTACAGGTGGAGCGACTGATCGACCCACGCTTGGTGGTCGAGGTGGAGGCGACGGCGACGGCGCCGAGGGACGACTATCGTCGCGACTGA
- the radB gene encoding DNA repair and recombination protein RadB, translating to MSESEPAPVPTGCAPLDDLLGGGFERGTVTQVYGPPAAGKTNLALSAAVQVAAAGGTAVYVDTEGLSIDRFRQLAAAVVGDDGDEDLAAVTSRIVVTEAHDFAEQEEAVRDAADFAPRAELIVLDSATGFYRLERTDGDEGETLRRVGRQVTHLLSLARKHDLAAVVTNQVFTDPDADRARALGGHTLNHWTGTVIRLDRFRGGNRRATLEKHRSKPAGETATFRITADGLAAGEESRSL from the coding sequence GTGTCCGAGTCAGAGCCAGCGCCAGTACCGACCGGCTGTGCCCCGCTCGACGACCTCCTGGGCGGCGGGTTCGAACGCGGGACCGTGACGCAGGTGTACGGCCCGCCGGCCGCCGGCAAGACGAACCTCGCGCTCTCGGCGGCCGTGCAGGTCGCCGCCGCCGGCGGAACCGCGGTGTACGTCGACACCGAGGGACTCTCGATCGACCGGTTCCGACAGCTCGCGGCGGCTGTGGTCGGCGACGACGGGGACGAGGACCTGGCGGCGGTCACCTCCCGCATCGTCGTCACCGAGGCCCACGACTTCGCCGAACAGGAGGAGGCCGTCCGCGACGCCGCAGACTTCGCGCCGCGGGCGGAGCTGATCGTCCTCGACAGCGCCACCGGGTTCTACCGGCTCGAACGCACCGACGGCGACGAGGGCGAAACGCTCCGGCGAGTGGGCCGGCAGGTGACCCACCTGCTGTCGCTCGCGCGGAAACACGACCTCGCGGCCGTCGTCACGAATCAGGTGTTCACCGACCCGGACGCCGATCGGGCGCGGGCGCTCGGCGGCCACACCCTGAACCACTGGACCGGGACGGTGATCCGGCTGGACCGGTTCCGCGGCGGCAACCGCCGGGCGACGCTGGAGAAACACCGGTCGAAGCCGGCCGGCGAGACGGCAACGTTCCGGATCACCGCCGACGGACTGGCCGCCGGCGAGGAGAGTCGGAGTCTATAG
- a CDS encoding CBS domain-containing protein, giving the protein MDIADIATPEYIEVDAGERLGKIRSIFERENPKGLIVTRDGEYAGVIGERDLIRSRIEDDTKASVLMKSAPRVDRTEDVREVARVLVEGGTKVAPVYEGENLWGIVTADAILESVLDSLDALTVEQIQTKDVISVGEKSHVGQAINRLREHGISRLPVVDGDGSLVGVLTTHDIVDFVVRDADRQGRGDRRGDLDRMLDLPVYDLMTSPVLTTTADATVEDAVRTMLDNDVSGLVVTPSEEADDLVAGVLTKTDVLRALTFTEEGQMDVQITNVALLDTIAREEIVEGITDVADKYQEMQVQHAHVRFHEHKEKLRGTPLIQCQIRLRTNRGQVAGSGEGYGADHAFHVAADTLERNVLELKGLIADEQYRGQLLRKLGEL; this is encoded by the coding sequence ATGGATATTGCCGATATTGCGACCCCCGAGTACATCGAAGTCGACGCGGGCGAGCGGCTGGGAAAGATCCGCTCGATCTTCGAACGTGAGAACCCGAAGGGTCTCATCGTGACTCGGGACGGCGAGTATGCGGGCGTCATCGGCGAGCGGGACCTGATCCGCTCCCGGATCGAAGACGACACCAAGGCGAGCGTGCTGATGAAGTCCGCCCCGCGAGTCGATCGCACGGAGGACGTCCGGGAAGTCGCACGCGTCCTCGTCGAGGGCGGCACCAAGGTCGCGCCCGTCTACGAGGGCGAGAACCTGTGGGGAATCGTCACGGCCGACGCCATTCTGGAGTCGGTGCTGGACAGTCTCGACGCACTGACGGTCGAACAGATCCAGACCAAGGACGTGATTTCGGTCGGGGAGAAGTCCCACGTCGGGCAGGCCATCAACCGCCTGCGCGAACACGGCATCTCGCGGCTGCCAGTCGTCGACGGCGACGGCTCCCTCGTCGGGGTCCTGACGACCCACGACATCGTGGACTTCGTCGTCCGCGACGCCGATCGGCAGGGACGGGGCGACCGCCGTGGCGACCTCGATCGGATGCTCGACCTGCCCGTCTACGACCTGATGACCAGTCCGGTGCTGACGACCACCGCCGATGCGACCGTCGAGGACGCCGTGCGGACGATGCTCGACAACGACGTGTCGGGACTGGTCGTTACGCCGAGCGAAGAAGCGGACGACCTCGTGGCGGGCGTGCTCACGAAGACGGACGTGCTCCGCGCGCTCACGTTCACCGAGGAGGGCCAGATGGACGTACAGATCACCAACGTCGCCCTGCTGGACACCATCGCTCGCGAGGAGATCGTCGAGGGGATTACCGACGTGGCCGACAAGTACCAGGAGATGCAGGTCCAGCACGCCCACGTGCGGTTCCACGAACACAAGGAGAAGCTTCGCGGTACGCCCCTGATCCAGTGTCAGATCCGCCTGCGGACCAACCGCGGCCAGGTCGCGGGCTCCGGAGAGGGCTACGGCGCCGACCACGCCTTCCACGTCGCCGCCGACACGCTGGAGCGTAACGTCCTCGAACTGAAGGGTCTGATCGCCGATGAGCAGTACCGCGGGCAGCTCCTCCGGAAGCTCGGCGAGCTATAG
- the trpD gene encoding anthranilate phosphoribosyltransferase: MQDYIERVTDGEDLTREEARDAARIVFEEATEAQIGALLAALRSKGETETEIAGFAQGMRDAARTIDPERTPLVDTCGTGGDDYDTINVSTTSAIVAAGAGAAVAKHGNYSVSSTSGSADVLEVAGVDVEAEPPAVEEAIEREGIGFMLAPVFHPAMKAVIGPRKELGMRTVFNVLGPLTNPAGADAQVVGVYDPDLVPALARALAQMDVERAMVVHGAGMDEITIHDATRVAEVDGEDVTEYTLTPADMGLERAPIEAVAGGDPEANAADLRGIVEGEVGGAKRDIILANAGAALYVAGIADDLSDGVDAAREAIDTGAAAAKLDDLRGT, encoded by the coding sequence ATGCAGGATTATATCGAACGCGTTACCGACGGCGAGGATCTGACACGGGAGGAGGCACGGGACGCGGCCCGGATAGTCTTCGAGGAGGCGACCGAGGCCCAGATCGGGGCGCTGCTCGCGGCGCTCAGATCGAAAGGCGAGACGGAGACGGAGATCGCAGGGTTCGCCCAGGGGATGCGCGATGCGGCACGGACCATCGACCCCGAGCGCACGCCGTTGGTCGACACCTGCGGTACCGGCGGCGACGACTACGATACGATCAACGTCTCGACGACGAGCGCCATCGTCGCCGCGGGCGCGGGCGCCGCCGTCGCCAAGCACGGCAACTACTCGGTCTCCTCTACCTCGGGAAGTGCGGACGTACTGGAGGTAGCGGGTGTGGACGTCGAGGCCGAACCGCCGGCGGTCGAGGAGGCCATCGAGCGCGAGGGTATCGGCTTCATGCTCGCGCCCGTCTTCCACCCCGCCATGAAGGCCGTCATCGGTCCCCGGAAGGAACTCGGGATGCGGACGGTGTTCAACGTGCTCGGCCCGCTAACGAACCCCGCCGGCGCCGACGCACAGGTGGTCGGCGTCTACGACCCCGACCTCGTGCCCGCCCTCGCCCGGGCACTCGCCCAGATGGACGTCGAGCGTGCGATGGTGGTTCACGGCGCCGGCATGGACGAGATCACGATCCACGACGCCACGAGGGTCGCCGAGGTCGACGGCGAGGACGTGACGGAGTACACCCTCACGCCGGCCGATATGGGGCTGGAGCGGGCGCCCATCGAGGCGGTTGCGGGTGGGGATCCCGAGGCGAACGCGGCCGATCTCCGCGGTATCGTCGAGGGCGAGGTCGGGGGTGCGAAACGCGACATCATCCTCGCGAACGCGGGTGCAGCCCTCTACGTCGCCGGCATCGCCGACGACCTCTCGGACGGGGTCGACGCGGCCCGTGAAGCCATCGACACCGGCGCTGCCGCCGCGAAACTCGACGATCTGCGAGGCACCTGA
- a CDS encoding phosphoribosylanthranilate isomerase — MVRAKICGVTTEADLQAVARAGADAVGVISEVSVDTPREIAPERAADLVATAPPFLSTVLVSMPDSPSRAVELAGAVTPDAVQLHGDFEAADVRYVRREARTDVIVAVDAADADRARTYDGVADAVLLDSTTESGAGGTGETHDWDTAADLVDDLSTPVILAGGLTPENVAEAIRTVGPYAVDVSSGVERRGGEKHHEAVRAFVRGADVEVSG, encoded by the coding sequence ATGGTCCGGGCGAAGATCTGCGGCGTGACGACCGAGGCGGACCTGCAGGCGGTCGCCCGTGCGGGCGCCGACGCAGTCGGCGTCATCTCGGAGGTGTCGGTCGATACGCCCCGAGAGATCGCGCCGGAACGGGCCGCCGACCTCGTGGCCACCGCGCCCCCGTTTCTCTCGACGGTCCTGGTGTCGATGCCCGACTCGCCGTCCCGGGCGGTCGAACTCGCCGGTGCCGTCACGCCCGACGCAGTCCAGTTGCACGGCGACTTCGAGGCCGCGGACGTACGGTACGTACGCCGGGAGGCGCGGACGGACGTGATCGTGGCCGTCGACGCGGCCGACGCCGACCGCGCCCGGACCTACGACGGCGTCGCCGACGCCGTCCTGCTTGACTCGACGACCGAGTCCGGCGCGGGCGGGACGGGCGAGACCCACGACTGGGACACTGCGGCCGATCTGGTCGACGATCTCTCGACGCCGGTCATCCTCGCGGGTGGTCTGACCCCGGAGAACGTCGCCGAGGCGATCCGGACGGTCGGTCCCTACGCGGTCGACGTATCGAGCGGCGTCGAACGTCGGGGTGGCGAGAAACACCACGAGGCGGTCAGGGCGTTCGTCCGTGGCGCCGATGTGGAGGTGTCGGGATGA
- the trpE gene encoding anthranilate synthase component I: MSPDGDRATFVDSLADRDEAVVARLAVTLDAETTPLSAYAALDDRSDYGFLLESAEKTPSSDPEGAFTSGEGTDRHARFSFVGYDPDAVVSVTGTDVTVESLGGPAATVVAERAGTGLGDDADVLDALRTALPDLDRVGFPSADRQHLDGGLVGFLAYDAVYDLWLDEVGVERPDPVVPDAEFVLTTRTLAFDHAEGTVRLVFTPVVEPDADPGALFDALREEATEIERTLVGAETPDPGGFVKTGESAGPREAYEDAVRRAKDHVLDGDIYQGVISRKRELTGEIDPLGLYESLRAVNPSPYMYLLRHDDRSIVGASPETLVSVRGQRVVSNPIAGTCPRGSGPVEDRRLAGEMLADGKERAEHTMLVDLARNDVRRVSEPGSVRVEEFMNVLKYSHVQHIESTVTSTLATGTDPGAGGERLPPFDAFDATRATFPAGTLTGAPKVRAMEIIDDLEREPRGVYGGGVGYYSWSGDAEFAIVIRTATVERGTADHITVQAGAGIVADSDPTSEYEETEQKMGGVLDALERLETTAPEPEARR, translated from the coding sequence ATGAGCCCCGACGGCGACCGGGCGACCTTCGTCGACTCGCTCGCCGACCGCGACGAGGCGGTCGTCGCCCGCCTCGCCGTCACCCTCGACGCCGAGACGACGCCGCTGTCGGCCTACGCCGCGCTCGACGACCGCAGCGACTACGGGTTCCTCCTGGAGAGCGCGGAGAAGACGCCCTCCAGCGATCCGGAGGGCGCATTCACGTCCGGCGAGGGGACGGATCGCCACGCGCGCTTTTCGTTCGTCGGGTACGACCCCGATGCGGTCGTCTCGGTCACGGGGACGGACGTGACCGTCGAGTCACTCGGCGGGCCGGCGGCGACGGTGGTCGCCGAACGGGCCGGGACTGGCCTCGGGGACGACGCCGACGTCCTCGATGCCCTTCGCACCGCTCTCCCCGACCTCGATCGTGTCGGGTTCCCGTCCGCGGATCGCCAGCATCTCGATGGGGGCCTGGTCGGCTTTCTCGCCTACGACGCCGTCTACGACCTCTGGCTCGACGAGGTCGGCGTGGAGCGTCCCGACCCCGTGGTTCCCGACGCGGAGTTCGTCCTGACGACGCGGACGCTCGCGTTCGACCACGCCGAGGGGACCGTCCGGCTTGTCTTCACGCCGGTCGTCGAACCGGACGCCGACCCCGGCGCACTCTTCGATGCGCTCCGCGAGGAGGCCACCGAGATCGAGCGGACGCTCGTCGGCGCGGAGACGCCCGACCCTGGCGGCTTCGTGAAGACCGGCGAGAGTGCCGGTCCCCGCGAGGCGTACGAGGACGCGGTCCGTCGGGCGAAAGATCACGTCCTCGATGGCGACATCTACCAGGGTGTGATCTCCCGGAAGCGGGAACTCACCGGCGAGATCGATCCGCTCGGCCTGTACGAGTCGCTCCGTGCGGTCAACCCCTCGCCGTACATGTATCTCCTCCGTCACGACGACCGTTCGATCGTGGGCGCCAGCCCCGAGACGCTGGTGTCGGTGCGGGGCCAGCGTGTCGTCTCGAACCCCATCGCGGGCACCTGTCCGCGTGGCTCGGGCCCCGTCGAGGACCGTCGCCTCGCCGGCGAGATGCTCGCCGACGGGAAGGAGCGCGCCGAACACACCATGCTGGTGGATCTGGCGCGCAACGACGTGCGACGCGTCTCGGAGCCGGGGTCGGTCCGCGTCGAGGAGTTCATGAACGTCCTGAAGTACTCCCACGTCCAGCATATCGAGTCGACGGTGACCAGCACGCTCGCGACCGGGACGGATCCGGGCGCCGGCGGCGAGCGACTCCCGCCGTTCGACGCCTTCGACGCGACGCGAGCGACGTTCCCCGCCGGGACGCTCACGGGCGCGCCGAAGGTGCGGGCGATGGAGATCATCGACGATCTGGAACGGGAGCCTCGCGGCGTCTACGGCGGCGGCGTCGGCTACTACTCGTGGTCCGGCGACGCCGAGTTCGCCATCGTCATCCGGACGGCGACGGTCGAGCGCGGAACGGCGGATCACATCACGGTTCAGGCGGGGGCGGGCATCGTCGCCGACAGCGACCCGACGAGCGAGTACGAGGAGACCGAACAGAAGATGGGGGGGGTCCTCGACGCGCTCGAACGCTTGGAGACGACCGCCCCCGAACCGGAGGCCCGCCGATGA